From Bacteroidota bacterium, a single genomic window includes:
- the kbl gene encoding glycine C-acetyltransferase: protein MYQTLQPTLANELEEIKAAGLYKTERIISSPQAADILTNGKEVINFCANNYLGLSSHPAVIAAAHKTIDSHGYGMSSVRFICGTQDLHKTLEQKISDFLGTEDTILYAAAFDANGGVFEPLLNEQDAIISDELNHASIIDGVRLCKADRHRYKHNDMNELEAKLKETQDKRHRMIVTDGVFSMDGTIAQLDKICELADKYKALVMIDECHASGFMGATGRGTHEYRNVMSRVDIITGTLGKALGGAMGGFTSAKKEIVEILRQRSRPYLFSNSLAPSIVGASIAVIDLLSESTALRDKLWENTKYFRSQITAAGFDIKPGEHPIVPVMLYDAPLAQQFAALLLEEGIYVIGFFYPVVAKGNARIRVQVSAGHEKTHIDKAVAAFTKVGKHLGVIK from the coding sequence ATGTATCAAACACTTCAGCCTACACTGGCAAATGAACTAGAGGAAATAAAAGCGGCAGGATTGTATAAAACTGAGCGAATTATCAGCAGCCCGCAGGCTGCAGATATATTAACTAATGGCAAAGAGGTAATTAATTTTTGCGCCAATAACTACCTGGGGCTTTCTTCGCACCCTGCGGTAATAGCCGCAGCGCATAAGACTATCGACTCTCATGGATATGGCATGTCGAGCGTGCGCTTTATTTGTGGTACGCAAGATTTGCATAAGACACTAGAGCAAAAAATCTCTGATTTTTTGGGAACAGAAGATACCATTTTGTATGCAGCAGCATTTGATGCCAATGGCGGAGTGTTTGAACCGTTACTTAATGAACAGGATGCCATCATCAGTGACGAACTTAATCATGCTTCCATTATTGATGGAGTCCGCTTATGCAAAGCAGACAGACACCGATATAAGCATAATGATATGAATGAGCTTGAAGCAAAGCTGAAAGAAACGCAAGATAAGCGCCACCGCATGATTGTAACCGATGGGGTTTTTAGCATGGATGGGACTATAGCGCAGTTAGATAAAATTTGTGAGCTGGCCGATAAATATAAAGCGCTAGTAATGATTGATGAGTGCCATGCTTCGGGATTTATGGGTGCCACCGGCAGAGGTACGCACGAATACAGGAATGTAATGAGCCGAGTAGATATCATAACCGGAACGTTAGGCAAAGCGTTAGGTGGTGCCATGGGTGGATTTACTTCCGCCAAAAAGGAAATAGTCGAAATACTAAGACAACGTTCGCGCCCGTATTTATTCAGCAACTCGCTGGCACCATCTATCGTAGGAGCCTCTATAGCAGTAATTGATTTGCTTAGCGAATCAACTGCCTTGCGCGATAAGTTGTGGGAGAATACGAAGTATTTCCGTTCGCAGATTACTGCCGCAGGTTTTGATATAAAACCCGGAGAGCACCCTATTGTACCGGTAATGTTATACGATGCTCCCCTTGCCCAACAATTTGCAGCATTATTGCTCGAAGAAGGGATTTACGTAATCGGATTTTTCTATCCTGTGGTTGCCAAAGGCAACGCACGTATACGTGTGCAAGTTTCGGCAGGCCACGAAAAAACTCATATCGACAAGGCGGTAGCAGCCTTTACCAAGGTAGGTAAGCACCTGGGTGTAATTAAGTAG
- the mutS gene encoding DNA mismatch repair protein MutS — MSTKETPLMKQYNSIKAKYPDALLLFRVGDFYETFNDDAVRCSKVLGIVLTKRSNGAASEMELAGFPYHALDTYLPKLVRAGMRVAICDQLEDPKLTKTIVKRGVTELVTPGVAINDKILDHRSNNFLCAIHHDNGRFGIAFVDASTGEFLAGEGTWETVDKLIQNFSPGEIIFQKRTQKELLDQFGKKYFTYQVDEWVFQSTYCHELLTKQFQSASLKGFGIDDMPLAIIAAGAALYYLNETQQRTLGHITSISRIEESQFVWLDKFSIRNLELVSTPFERGRSLIDVIDKTLTPMGARLLRRWLLLPLKDIQSIQQRQDAVSYFVNRFEESNVIATQLKQVGDLERLISKAALRKISPREMMQLKRSLEATLPLKHFCLQADNEALQQLAQNMPACDEVIKSIAATINDDPPALITKGGAIRASVNTELDDLRHISTTGKEYLLEIQKRESAATGITSLKVAFNNVFGYYIEVTNVHKDKVPDSWLRKQTLTNAERYITPELKEYEEKILGAEEKILALEEKIFSLLVDQVIVYVQSIQTAAAQVARIDCLYGFATAAVNHHYIRPVVDDSHTLDIRDGRHPVLEQQMPLGEPYVSNDIYLDNTQQQLIMITGPNMAGKSALLRQTALIVLMAQTGSFVPARSASIGVIDKIFTRVGASDNISAGESTFMVEMNETASILNNLSNRSLVLLDEIGRGTATYDGISIAWAIAEFIHDHPTAKAKTLFATHYHELNEMTNTFARIKNFNVSIKESGNKILFLRKLIPGGIEHSFGIHVAKLAGMPVKVLQRADQLLKQLEKAHSGNHLVKQITTKEKQEALQLSFFQLDDPVLEQIREEIIKTDINTLTPVEALLKLNEIKKLLGR, encoded by the coding sequence ATGTCAACGAAGGAAACTCCATTAATGAAACAATACAACAGCATTAAGGCGAAATACCCGGATGCGTTGTTGCTATTTCGTGTAGGCGATTTTTACGAAACATTTAATGATGATGCCGTGCGCTGTAGCAAAGTGCTTGGCATTGTACTAACCAAACGAAGCAATGGTGCTGCCAGCGAAATGGAACTTGCCGGTTTCCCATATCATGCACTAGATACCTATTTGCCAAAGCTGGTGCGTGCAGGCATGCGTGTAGCTATCTGCGACCAACTCGAAGATCCCAAATTAACAAAGACCATTGTGAAACGTGGCGTTACCGAATTGGTAACACCGGGGGTTGCTATTAACGATAAGATATTGGATCACCGCAGTAATAATTTCTTATGTGCCATACATCATGATAACGGCCGTTTCGGAATCGCATTTGTAGATGCAAGTACAGGTGAGTTTCTGGCAGGTGAAGGCACCTGGGAAACCGTTGATAAGCTAATTCAGAACTTTAGTCCGGGAGAAATTATTTTCCAAAAGCGTACACAAAAAGAATTGCTCGATCAGTTTGGGAAAAAATATTTTACCTATCAGGTAGATGAGTGGGTTTTTCAATCAACCTATTGCCATGAGCTATTAACTAAACAATTTCAAAGTGCCTCACTCAAAGGCTTTGGTATAGATGATATGCCGCTTGCTATTATTGCTGCAGGTGCCGCACTCTATTATTTAAACGAAACCCAACAGCGTACCCTTGGCCACATTACCTCTATATCGCGAATCGAAGAGTCGCAATTTGTATGGCTCGATAAATTCAGCATACGAAATTTGGAATTGGTAAGCACTCCCTTCGAACGTGGAAGGAGTTTGATAGATGTGATTGATAAGACGCTCACCCCAATGGGTGCGCGTTTATTGCGCAGATGGTTGCTCCTCCCATTAAAAGATATACAGTCTATACAGCAACGTCAGGATGCGGTTAGCTATTTTGTAAACCGGTTTGAAGAGTCAAATGTGATAGCCACGCAACTTAAGCAGGTGGGCGACCTTGAGCGGTTGATATCGAAAGCGGCATTGCGAAAAATTTCGCCTCGCGAAATGATGCAATTAAAACGCTCCCTGGAAGCTACACTGCCATTGAAACACTTTTGCCTGCAAGCAGATAATGAAGCGTTGCAACAACTGGCTCAAAATATGCCTGCTTGCGATGAGGTTATAAAATCAATAGCGGCTACTATAAACGATGATCCCCCTGCACTTATAACAAAGGGCGGTGCTATCCGTGCAAGTGTCAATACTGAACTTGATGACCTGCGCCACATAAGCACAACAGGGAAGGAGTACTTGCTCGAAATACAAAAACGTGAAAGTGCTGCAACCGGCATTACTTCGCTCAAAGTGGCTTTTAATAATGTGTTTGGGTATTATATAGAAGTAACTAATGTGCACAAGGATAAAGTACCGGACTCATGGTTACGCAAGCAAACGCTTACTAATGCCGAACGTTACATAACTCCGGAGCTAAAGGAATACGAAGAAAAAATTTTGGGCGCGGAAGAAAAAATTCTAGCGCTGGAAGAAAAAATATTTAGTCTGCTGGTTGATCAGGTAATTGTGTATGTGCAAAGCATTCAGACCGCAGCAGCGCAAGTTGCGCGTATCGATTGCTTATATGGTTTTGCTACCGCTGCTGTTAACCATCACTATATACGCCCGGTGGTTGACGATTCGCATACGCTCGATATACGCGATGGGCGCCACCCGGTACTCGAACAACAGATGCCGCTGGGCGAACCATATGTATCAAATGATATCTACCTGGATAATACACAACAGCAACTAATCATGATAACCGGCCCGAACATGGCCGGTAAGAGTGCCTTGCTAAGGCAAACCGCATTAATCGTGCTGATGGCGCAAACGGGCAGTTTTGTGCCTGCACGTAGTGCAAGCATTGGTGTGATTGATAAAATTTTTACACGCGTAGGTGCCAGTGATAATATTTCGGCAGGCGAAAGCACCTTTATGGTAGAGATGAACGAAACGGCAAGTATCCTCAATAACCTGAGCAACCGCAGCCTGGTACTACTTGATGAAATTGGACGTGGTACGGCTACATACGATGGCATCAGTATTGCTTGGGCTATTGCCGAGTTTATTCATGATCATCCTACAGCAAAAGCTAAAACACTTTTTGCAACCCACTATCACGAACTAAATGAAATGACCAATACCTTTGCTCGAATCAAAAATTTTAATGTAAGTATAAAAGAGTCAGGCAATAAAATTTTGTTTTTAAGAAAACTGATACCGGGGGGGATTGAACATAGCTTTGGAATACATGTTGCAAAGCTTGCAGGCATGCCGGTGAAAGTATTACAGCGTGCCGACCAATTGCTGAAGCAATTGGAAAAAGCGCACAGCGGAAATCATCTGGTAAAACAAATTACTACCAAAGAAAAGCAAGAAGCACTTCAGCTAAGCTTTTTTCAATTAGACGATCCGGTGCTTGAGCAAATAAGAGAGGAGATAATAAAAACCGATATCAATACTCTTACTCCTGTTGAAGCACTTTTAAAATTAAACGAGATAAAGAAATTGTTGGGTAGGTAA
- a CDS encoding RNA methyltransferase: MEKIKNEDLGRLSVAAFKQAAKLPIIIVLDNVRSALNVGNIFRTCDAFRVEKILLCGITAVPPNKDIYKSALGATETVAWEYFENTMDAIEHLKENNYVCVAVEQVQNSIRLNKLNWNGEKTALIFGHEVDGVSQAVVDQSDYSLEIPQVGTKHSLNISVCHGVVMWKFFESI; encoded by the coding sequence GTGGAAAAAATAAAAAACGAAGATTTAGGAAGGCTATCAGTAGCAGCATTTAAACAGGCTGCAAAATTGCCAATTATTATCGTACTTGATAATGTGCGCAGTGCCCTCAATGTGGGCAACATCTTTCGCACTTGCGATGCCTTTCGTGTTGAAAAAATATTGCTTTGTGGAATAACGGCTGTTCCTCCCAATAAGGACATTTACAAATCGGCACTTGGGGCCACCGAAACGGTTGCCTGGGAATATTTTGAAAACACAATGGATGCTATTGAACATCTTAAAGAAAACAACTATGTATGTGTTGCTGTAGAGCAGGTGCAAAACAGCATACGGTTAAATAAGCTTAACTGGAATGGTGAAAAAACCGCCTTAATATTTGGACATGAGGTTGATGGTGTTTCACAAGCGGTGGTAGATCAGAGTGATTATAGCCTGGAAATTCCCCAAGTTGGCACCAAACATTCATTGAATATTTCTGTTTGTCATGGCGTAGTGATGTGGAAGTTTTTTGAATCGATATGA
- a CDS encoding T9SS type A sorting domain-containing protein gives MGTGNLNLQAGQYSVALGKVGGAIELTTSSTLIQAANLVADSVIAIEFYFKPGSKFSDAQLFTRNDNAISIGFSSQMINFRTKHTKFGGGVVSDNFDILLNGVSRKSFGYYADGNWHHLVFKFNAAAGTKELFVDGLLANGFSKTISGGTIANTNAAMSLNLVPSGIYRFYGFFDEIAFYNKNITPAFIYKHYLEGQQGLPYSFNNNYTQGIPTAPAVSAGIDVQEFAPGHPNVNVNFIDQLKGFPTPRFKRGHTMRENFQWMNPEFVSGRWQTNITYADAVANSLVIQKELAEVFNYALIVSENTGYYGDYNNLNSFPGAWVNLANQNPQLKAAAISFWPQLRPDLAGFTSGGPYGNSQNKPNTHYLRNSNGQYLNPNGGVGTFKYWSPASPLDSVAYDGLSQKFYIEQLLNKLTRPLNYLNENGEILPYYTAGLMQQDPAVVADKNSSGIIDWFEYYGDRAYRITNIYKSQFNNLLTQNNIFFSHYAVDGYNNYRAKYSEMRNIQSTRNGQKFPTPDFYPRFPSYYWDVPGAWHGLQWIFDCRINELAEGDNLYSPFVAAGWEEDETQNIRPGQWLGLMKILSVTGAEYFYTAFFNLQTSYNPPSVVPAHPNNYIWQEVIPPYAQAVTSRFESLFKNSYLMPGDETNKITNTLPGYRFKTGDARKVIVARKHNSQNQYLISGAIENNSNMMGSVEPEGPVTINLDGQQITLTIRRQGSTYFYDNTNTSAPIFYQIDGWHEYKHPSRWTTDFNIEAELFDNAPANANLKTTFVSNMQAGDFRNTYTTITYSNSVTVPSALEYDFAVRSTAKTYYLWVRARSKNGLPAGASFKIDNGQSRNIACITSTDFRWYRIDSASLAAIQYSNLAVGSHTFKISPYSNAFEIDKFVLTTNSNLGLDNIITSCGAQVNVTIASSLGTALCPGTNTTLTASAGQSFIWSNGATTSSINVSTPGTYIVTVTQNGSIGTATITIASTTPPATPVITTAVENGQIVLKAQQPLASGFLWNNGNTTNRVTVNATGIYTVSATGPGCTSLPGSINITSLLPCSCVAVDLINAYDITNASAVINFNACINADTFVVLYYADKTSSLLYKWASGNDHDIKLTGLSPNTLYRYSVISRCGAKQYYSSKGFFTTLPGNHTCRATPVSLSESQITINSARLNWFNTVADFFVVRYRVIGNSNYNTLIFPGSNLNFAQVNQLISNTNYEWEVRSICNGYWSPFGFTSYFKTLSNAANCATPINLANSTQTTTSLGLTWSNSINVDSVIIRYREEGTVPYKFKRIKGSPNPGSNLVNSLTQNTTYTFEIRYICNGQFSDYSNAISATTKSAGGKYAAQVSEETEHNSPITIYPNPVHGILNISFSCETESKISINIVDALGKQKYSHVQACSQGQNIVSTNVEGWSVGMYFVSYTINGMEYRAKLNVY, from the coding sequence ATGGGCACTGGTAACTTGAATTTACAGGCCGGCCAGTATAGTGTGGCTTTGGGAAAGGTAGGAGGCGCTATAGAACTTACCACCAGCAGCACGCTCATACAGGCTGCCAACCTGGTGGCAGATAGTGTAATTGCTATTGAGTTTTATTTTAAACCCGGTAGCAAGTTCAGCGATGCACAATTGTTTACCCGCAATGATAATGCTATATCCATAGGGTTTAGCAGTCAGATGATTAATTTCCGTACCAAGCACACCAAGTTTGGTGGCGGTGTTGTAAGCGATAATTTCGATATACTTTTAAATGGTGTTAGTCGCAAATCATTTGGATATTATGCAGATGGTAACTGGCATCACCTGGTTTTTAAATTTAATGCTGCGGCAGGTACTAAAGAATTATTTGTTGATGGATTATTAGCGAATGGATTTTCAAAAACTATTTCGGGCGGAACCATAGCTAATACCAATGCGGCAATGTCATTAAATCTCGTTCCATCTGGCATATATCGCTTCTATGGCTTTTTTGATGAGATTGCTTTTTACAACAAGAACATCACTCCTGCATTCATTTACAAACACTATCTGGAAGGGCAACAGGGTCTTCCGTACAGTTTTAATAATAACTATACACAAGGCATACCAACAGCACCCGCTGTGTCTGCCGGAATTGATGTTCAAGAATTTGCTCCTGGACATCCTAATGTTAATGTAAATTTTATTGATCAACTAAAAGGATTTCCAACACCACGTTTTAAGCGTGGTCATACCATGCGCGAAAATTTTCAATGGATGAATCCTGAATTTGTTTCGGGGCGCTGGCAAACAAATATCACTTATGCTGATGCTGTTGCTAATAGCTTGGTTATTCAAAAAGAATTAGCCGAAGTATTTAACTATGCATTGATCGTGTCTGAAAATACCGGGTACTATGGTGATTATAACAACTTAAATTCTTTTCCCGGAGCATGGGTAAACCTTGCTAATCAGAATCCACAACTAAAGGCAGCCGCTATATCATTTTGGCCACAGTTGCGTCCCGATCTTGCCGGCTTTACATCGGGAGGGCCTTATGGCAATAGTCAGAACAAACCAAACACACACTATTTGCGTAACAGCAATGGCCAATACCTAAACCCAAATGGTGGTGTAGGTACATTCAAATATTGGAGCCCAGCTTCGCCATTAGACAGTGTTGCGTATGACGGATTATCACAAAAATTTTATATCGAGCAACTACTTAATAAACTGACACGCCCATTAAATTATTTAAACGAGAATGGTGAGATATTACCTTACTATACTGCTGGCCTTATGCAACAAGATCCTGCTGTGGTTGCCGATAAAAACAGTTCGGGTATTATTGATTGGTTTGAGTATTATGGTGATCGTGCTTATCGAATTACCAATATTTATAAGTCGCAGTTCAACAATTTGCTTACGCAGAATAACATCTTCTTTAGCCACTATGCAGTTGATGGGTATAATAACTATCGTGCTAAATATTCTGAAATGCGTAATATTCAGAGTACACGCAATGGGCAAAAATTTCCAACTCCTGATTTTTATCCGCGCTTTCCAAGTTACTACTGGGATGTTCCCGGTGCATGGCATGGCTTGCAATGGATATTTGATTGTCGCATAAACGAATTAGCCGAAGGCGATAATTTATATTCTCCATTTGTTGCAGCAGGATGGGAAGAAGATGAAACACAAAATATTCGTCCCGGGCAATGGTTAGGTTTAATGAAAATACTTTCGGTAACGGGTGCAGAATATTTTTATACCGCTTTCTTTAATCTGCAAACTTCGTACAACCCACCCTCAGTAGTTCCGGCACATCCTAATAACTATATATGGCAGGAAGTAATACCTCCTTACGCGCAAGCGGTAACAAGCCGTTTCGAAAGCCTTTTCAAAAACAGTTATTTAATGCCTGGCGATGAAACCAACAAAATTACAAACACATTGCCCGGCTACCGATTTAAAACAGGCGATGCACGTAAGGTTATTGTTGCGCGCAAGCACAATTCACAAAATCAATATCTTATTTCGGGAGCTATTGAAAACAATAGTAACATGATGGGCAGCGTTGAGCCTGAAGGCCCTGTAACAATTAATTTAGATGGCCAACAAATTACATTAACCATTCGCAGGCAAGGCAGCACCTATTTTTACGATAACACCAATACCAGTGCGCCTATCTTCTATCAAATAGATGGATGGCATGAGTATAAACATCCGTCACGTTGGACAACCGATTTTAATATCGAGGCCGAATTATTTGACAACGCACCGGCTAATGCCAATTTAAAAACCACATTCGTATCAAACATGCAAGCCGGAGATTTCCGCAATACATATACTACCATCACTTACAGCAATTCGGTAACGGTGCCATCTGCACTGGAGTATGATTTTGCAGTACGTAGTACTGCAAAGACCTATTACCTATGGGTACGTGCTCGCAGCAAAAATGGACTACCCGCTGGTGCATCATTTAAGATAGATAATGGGCAGTCGCGAAACATTGCCTGTATTACTTCTACCGATTTTCGCTGGTATCGCATAGACTCGGCTTCGTTGGCTGCAATACAGTACAGCAACCTTGCAGTTGGTAGCCACACTTTTAAGATTTCTCCATACAGCAACGCCTTCGAAATAGATAAGTTTGTTTTGACTACCAATAGCAATCTTGGGCTTGATAACATCATTACAAGTTGTGGAGCGCAAGTTAATGTAACTATCGCTTCTTCATTAGGAACTGCATTATGTCCAGGCACAAACACAACCTTAACCGCAAGTGCAGGGCAGTCGTTTATCTGGTCTAATGGTGCTACTACCTCTTCTATTAATGTATCTACTCCGGGAACTTATATAGTAACAGTTACTCAAAACGGTAGCATAGGTACGGCAACTATAACCATTGCATCAACCACACCTCCTGCTACTCCGGTAATTACCACCGCAGTCGAGAATGGACAAATAGTGCTGAAAGCACAGCAACCCCTTGCCTCCGGATTTTTATGGAATAATGGTAACACTACTAATAGGGTTACCGTTAATGCTACCGGTATTTACACGGTTTCTGCAACCGGACCCGGTTGTACTTCGTTGCCCGGCTCTATAAACATAACATCCTTGTTACCGTGTTCATGCGTTGCCGTTGATCTCATAAATGCTTACGATATAACTAATGCCAGTGCAGTAATTAATTTCAATGCTTGTATAAATGCGGATACGTTTGTTGTATTATATTATGCCGACAAAACAAGCAGCTTGCTATACAAATGGGCATCGGGCAACGATCACGATATCAAGCTAACGGGATTAAGTCCCAATACCCTATATCGTTATAGTGTAATCTCACGTTGTGGTGCGAAGCAATATTATAGTAGCAAAGGATTCTTTACTACACTGCCCGGCAATCATACATGTCGTGCAACACCTGTCTCTTTAAGTGAAAGTCAGATAACCATCAATTCAGCAAGACTGAATTGGTTTAACACAGTTGCTGATTTTTTTGTTGTTCGCTATCGTGTAATTGGTAATTCCAATTACAACACGTTGATTTTTCCAGGAAGCAACTTGAATTTTGCACAGGTAAATCAGCTAATAAGTAATACGAACTACGAATGGGAAGTGCGCAGTATTTGCAATGGATATTGGAGCCCTTTCGGGTTTACAAGTTATTTTAAAACATTGAGCAATGCTGCAAATTGCGCTACGCCAATCAATTTGGCCAATAGTACACAAACAACTACATCGCTGGGTCTTACGTGGAGTAATTCTATAAATGTAGATTCGGTAATAATTCGATATCGTGAAGAGGGAACTGTTCCTTATAAATTCAAGAGAATAAAAGGTAGCCCTAATCCGGGTAGCAATCTAGTCAATAGCCTTACCCAGAATACTACCTATACATTTGAAATTCGCTATATATGTAACGGGCAGTTTTCCGATTATAGCAATGCAATTTCAGCCACTACAAAAAGTGCAGGTGGCAAATATGCTGCACAGGTAAGCGAAGAAACTGAACATAATTCACCTATCACTATATATCCAAATCCGGTGCACGGCATATTAAATATTTCTTTCAGTTGTGAAACTGAAAGCAAAATTTCGATAAACATAGTGGATGCCTTGGGTAAGCAAAAGTACAGCCATGTGCAAGCTTGTTCTCAAGGTCAAAACATCGTTTCGACAAATGTTGAGGGATGGTCGGTCGGTATGTATTTTGTTTCATACACCATCAACGGTATGGAGTATAGGGCTAAGTTAAATGTGTATTAG